Below is a genomic region from Bacillus mycoides.
TGCTGCTGCATTATTAAATAATGTTTATCCTTGGTTTGTTGCAAGTGGTAAAGAGAGCAGAAATACTGATAGTAACCCCAAGATGATTCAAAAAGCTACAACTAATGCGTGGGAAGATTTCCCTCGTGATATAAATGGTCAAGTATTTTATGGTGGAATGAATACACTTGGAACTGAGTTCTTACAACAAGGTGGAATGAAACATACTGGTATCATTGCAGCTGATTTTCCTGGACCAGGTTTAATTGATAGTATCATTAAATTAAATGGTATACATTCGAATGAAAAAGAAATATTAATTTCGCAAATTTCTTCCGAATCTAGTCCTTTATCCGGTCAAAAAAATCGATCCAGTCAAAACTTTAAAATTGATAGTTTACCTGTAGGTACTAAGGAATTAAAATGGATTATTGAGCCTTCAGAAAAAGATCATCCTTCTACTATTTCTTTCAATGTAATGATTGATGTTTCCCTAGGTACAGATTCTATTCGTTGGAAAAATATTTCACATGGATCTAGGACTGAAGCTTATACGAATACTAAATATTATATTGCAAGCCCACTTGGTGCCACTAACAAATTTACAGTGAAAATATACGCTATTACAAATTAAAAAATAAAGAACCCCAATGGAATTCCTTTTTGATGGAATACCATTGGGGTTCTTTAATAATTTCATTTCGTATATATTGGGATGAAGAGTAAAAATTGCACCCCTGTTCCGGTATTGCACATAGAATAAGTGATAACTACCCTTTTCCACTTATCATTTATTTAAAACTGGCTTCCAAATCGATAGTGCAAAAATCCAATTTGGATCGCCGTTCCCTTGATAACTTTGAACCGCTTCATACACTTTTCCCTCATGTACTACTTTATCACCTTTATTGTATGCTTTTCTTGCATCCCATTTTTCATAAGTAGAGCCATCTAGTTTTGTTGCTACAGTTAAAACATCACTTCTACTAGACTCATTTCTAGCTAAATCAACCGCTGTCACTACATATTTGTACGATGTATTTGCCTTTAAATTTTTATCCACAAAGGATGTATTATCCGTTGTCCCAATTTTATTCATAACCCCTGCGTTTTCTCTATATACAACATAATGGTCAACACCTACATTATCTTCAGACGGACTCCACATCAAATCAACAGTTGTCGCTGTTGTACCCATACTATGTAATCCTTTAGGTTGAGTCGGAGCCTCTATATCTGGGATTGCATTTGTTGTCTTAACCTTTAGTTTTTCACTTTCTTTTGATATATTTCCAGCAGAGTCTAATGCCTTTATTGTATAGGTATATTCCGTATTTGCTTTTAGTTTTTTATCAATAAAAGTTGTACCTGGTACCGTATCAATTACTTCTCCATTGCGTAACACTTGATATTCTTTTACACCTATATTATCAGTAGAGGCCTTCCATGTTAGTTCAACACTATTGGCAGAAACTTTAGACGCATTTAATCCAGTTGGTTGACTTGGAGCTACTGTATCGGGAGCTTCATTATTTACTAGATTTACATCAATTACATTATAAAACGCATTTGACGTATCTGCTACATCCCATACAGCTAAAATAACATGATAACCATTGCGATCAGTTGGTACATTAATTGTATGTGTTAAATTATTTGATGCTGCCGAACCGTCATGTTTCACAGTTCCAATTGGTTCTAATTCAGCACGTGTTAATGGTTTATTAGGATCCCATCCCTTTTTGGTAATGTAATAATGCCATTTACTTGTAGAATGTGCCGCTGTGTATTTCCATGTAAATGTATTTGCTCCCCCCTTTATTGTGTTTTTGAACCAGCGATTTGATGTTTGTTGGTCAAGAATCCCTCCAAACAGTCCTCCTGCCGAAGCGATTTTCCCATCAATCGGTCCACCATCTGGGAATCCTTTAGGTGCTTCTAGACTTTGAGGTTCGTACATTACATTTCCACAATTTAAATTTAATGCTCCATAATTCTGACTACATAAAGCAGCACGACTACTCGGCTTTTCAACAAACCCATGTGCATATGCACTTTGAGGAATCATTGTAATTGCCGTCACCCCTGCAGCTAAAACACAAGCACCAATTCCTTTTTTACTTTTTCTTAATCTTTCTAACTTAGATGTTAATTTCAAATTCATACTTGTCCCCCCAATATATTGTTTATGCTAATATAATAGCAATATAGGGATAAACGAACAAATCACCTACTAATATATTAATAGTTCAATAACATAAACACATTTAGTTTATTTATTAACCTGATATGGGGATAAATTAAGCAAATTAATTCTATTTTGTAACATTATGTAGTAAAGAGTTTATAAAAAACCAATAAAGATTCACAAAAAATCCAAATATCGATTACTTAATTTTTTACAACCACACCCCCACACGATAACTACATTATTAAGCAGGTTTCATGATTTATTACATTCTCTCGCCACCTGACAAAATCAGATCAAAAACATATCCCTGCATATTATCGATTAGTTCAACCACATCTGGATTTTTATCGTTGCTCAGCGACCAATTGATTGACACCATTGCGTTTGCTGTATACAACTGAGCTACAAAGTCAATCGGCACACTTACTTCAACCTGCTGCTCTTTCAAATAGGAATAGCAGGCATTATATAAAATGGATTCTAATTCTAAACGTAAATCCGCTGAGGGAACACGTACATGGAGTAAAGTTGCAACCTCTTTTTTTCGCGCTGAGATCTTATCGGTTATCATATTAATAGCTTGAGCCACATTTCCATTCTCTATTAATGCGAAACGAAATTCAATTTCTTCCTTGAACCAGCAGACATAATTTTGCACTAATTTTTCCAAAAGATCATATTTATCTGCAAAATGGCTGTAAAATGTGGACTTACTCACCATAGCATGTATGCAAATATCTTTAGTTGTAATTCGCCCAAACTCTTTTTCGTTCAAGAGGGTAATAAGTGTATTAGAAATATTTTTCTTCGTTTTATAAACGCGAACATCCTCTCCCATTAATAATCAATCTCCTTCCCAAAGTTGCTTATCAAACCATTTATATCCTTATGGTTCGATTTCGTACTTCTTACCCTTTCCTGCTTGTTGTTTCTTTAATATACTTCTCTTATCCTTACCTTGTAGTCAAATATAAGGAGGGATTTTATGTTTAAACAGTATGTAAACAACGAACAGTTCAATTTGCAAATTAACCGTTTTTTCAACGATTTCTATCAAGACGATGAGCGGGCAAATCAGGATTTGCAAGCCATCATCCCAAGACTTACAGACACGGACAGCTGGTATAACACTTGGATAGAATATGCAGCAATGCGGGAGCATCAGAAAGACTTCGATCTGGCTTCGGTTTATTATCAGGCTGCCGAGTTTTATATGGAATCATCCGATCCAAAAAAAGAAAAAGTGTACCAAAAATACCGTGAAACTTTTTATAAGAGCTTTCATGACTTTGAGTATGAAACCTATCAAATTCCTTATGAAGATTCCTATCTTCCTGCAATCAAATTCATGACACCAGGCGCATGTAATACACTACTTTTCTTTGGAGGCTACGATTCCTACATGGAGGAAATGATGAAGATGATGAACTACCTCATAGGAATCAATTATAATATTATAGTTTTTGATGGACCTGGACAAGGAACAGCACTGAAAAACGGCTTAAAATTCATCCACAACTGGGAGAAGCCCGTTTCCACAGTCATTGACTATTTCAAACTTGACCGTGCTAGTATTCTCGGAGCTTCTTGGGGCGGCTACTTGGCAATGCGTGCCGCCGCTTTTGAAAAACGAATCGACAAAGTCATCGCCTTTAATATTTTTTATAGTGGCCTTGATGCACTCAAGATGCGCATGCCGGATAATATCTGGAATAAATTGACCACGCTTCTGGCTACTAATGAAGCTGACAAAATTAATACCATGTTTAAACAAATGATGGCCACCAGCATCGACCTGAACTGGAAAGTTAAAAAAGGTATGGAAAATACAGGTGAAAAAACGCCATTTAACTTACTTAAAAACTTTGAAAAACATACGATGGCAGGAATCGGTCAGTTCATAAATCAAGAAGTATTGCTCCTGGCTGGTGAAGACGATCAGTACGTTCCAATTAGCCGATTACCGCAAATCGAATCGGAGCTATGTAATGCAGCCTCCATCACTTCTGTAGTTTTCACTAAGAAAACTGGTGGTGAACAACATTGTCAGGCTGGTCATCGTCACTTAGCTTTTGATGAAATTAAAAGATTTTTGCGACATAAATTATATTGAGAAATATGAAGCGTTTTAGCACTTTCAAAATTTTTCTTTTATTAGCACATTAGAACATGGTGACATTCTTGCCCTTCTTATAGTGTTCATGGTGACCATCGTGTCACTCCTCAAAAAGACTGATATTATTTTCATAAAAGAAATCCCCCACGTATTTGTGGGGGATTATTCTGCGTTTTACTTATAATGAAATATGTGAAGTTTTGTTTATTTACAAACCTAAAATTCCAACAATCTGACTCGCCTTTAGATTAGTAATATAATAGTACATCTCTAAACCCTTTTTTTCAGCCTTTAGCACCTTCCCCCTCATTTTCGATAAATGTTGGGAAACAGTGGATTGTGGAATTTTTAAAAGCTTCGTCAATTGTGTAACATTACATTTTTTATACTGAATTAACTCGTTTATAATTATTATTACTAAATCTAACAAAAAAATTTGAGTAGCCCCCCTATTAACTGCACTAATTATAACTAGAGCTAGCCCTTTTCTTTAAATTCCTACTTTAACTAGACCATACGGAGTTAGTGATATGAGTTCGAAAATTTTTTCACCTTTTCTAAACAACTTATTATATTATTTTTATCTAATAAGGCACAGAAACAAATTAAAAAACTTTAGTGCTCCTGAAAATCTCTTGAGGAAAAACGTTTTTAGGGTGAAACGTTTTTCAGGGTACTTTTATACTGACTCTTTTCCTTAAAATGTTTCTGTACCTAATATTTAAATTAACTTATGTCAAAATATTTCGCAATACAAGCGCTAAATGCTACATGGATATATAGAAAATGACACTTTTTATGAGCATACCCCATCAAATACTTATATTAAATATAGAAAGTCACCTTAATATTATTAAATTTGTTAAATTAAATAATGAAAATGGAGAATACTAACTTTATAATTGTCACAATTTAATTTATATATCTACTCTTTTATTACTCGTAAAAATCATTTGATAATTCCTTCAATATTAATTTATGAAATGCAGAGACCATCTAAAGCAACAATTTTCTTACATTAGATTGTTTTTCTATTTAATTTATTTTGTCGAAAAAAGTCGATATTTTCATATTTTTTTCATTTAATTATTGTACATTTGCACATTTAGTGTTAGGATTATGCCTATTCAAATTAGATCCTATTGATTCCTCTTTAAGATTTCTTTATTTTATTTGTGAAAATTAGTTACTTTCTAGTAAATTCCCAGCAATAATACAGCAAACTACACTAATAATAATTCTAAAATTATATTTTCATCTCGTAAATTCATAAAAAGGAATTTACGTCAAACTATATTTTCTATCTGTGTATATTCATTCTTTATTCAAACATGATTAATCATAAGTTCTAACTCGTTAATCAAATTTAAATAACAATTTTGATTCTAAAATAAGTTCAAAATCAAAATAAATATATTGTTATTTCAAAATAATGTTGTAAACTATCTTTAGAATGGAAAGATTTATGTAACAGCATGTTAAGGGGTTACAGGGGGAATAAAAATGAGAAATTTTTTCGATGACAAGTATAAAAATATTGAATTAAAAAGGAGACTATTAAATATAATCAGTGAAATTAGTGAATTAAAAGGAAAATTAGCTGCTTATCAGGAACAAAATCCTGATATATTTACTAGCTTAGAAAAAACCATACCACTTCATTACATAAAAAACTTTACTACTACCTATGAAGATATAAAAGTCCCAAATAAAAGATTAAAAGAACTTATTTTAGATGATATAGTACCTCAAAATATTTCGGAAGATGCTATCTTTTGTTTTTATCAAACACTTACTTTTGTACATAAGAATTCCTGTGATTTATTAATCAATCCAGAGACTATACAGGAATTACATTTTCAATTAATACATTACATTACCTCTGACAGTGCCAAATGGCGCGAAAAACCGTTTACTATTCCAGGTATTCCTGAAAACGGAATGCACTTAAATAGTTACCGCATTCTTCCACATGAGCTTATTCCACAAGTAATGGAACAATTATGTGATCAATATAACTCATTAAATTCTAGTAAGGGCCATCATTCACTTTTATTAATAGCTCGTTTTATATTTAATTTTTATTGCATAGTCCCTTTTAATCAGGGTAACGGCAGATTGGCACTTATGTTAATGCAATTGCTATTAATTAAGAGTGGAAATACATTTGTAAAATATGTATGTCTGGATAAATACATTAAGAAAAATGAATCTGAATATTACAATTCGATTTATAAATCTTCGGTAAATTGGTACTGCGAGGAACATAATAGTAGCTTTTGGTTAAAAACGTTTTTAACTATTATATTAGAGGCGTACAAAGATCTTCATAATACAGTTCTAGATTCTATATGTAAGCATACTAAAGTGGAGAGAATTCAGGATTTTATCCTTAAACAAAAACAACCCTTTACTAAGGAGTGTATTCGTAACACATATCCCGACATAGCAGAGAGTACAATCAGTAAGGCTTTGAATTCCTTGCAATTGTTTGGCCATATTAAGCTAGTGACAAAAGGAAGAAATGCTAGTTGGATTAAAGTTTAACTATACTTGTAAAACACTTACAGTTCAAAAAAGAAAATTATAACTTTATCATTTAAATTCATGCCTTTGGACTCTTATTCATTGAATCTCACTTTAATATATTAAGCTATTATTACTAATTTAGTTATTTCTAATTCCTACAAAACACAAAACGCTTTATAGGAATATTTGTCGAAAAAAGTCGCATTTTAATATTTTTTCTTTATTTTCTGGTTGTAAACGTTTCATTTTCGTGTTACCATCTTAATCAAACAATAGATGGTAATAAAAATGAAAATATTTCTTTCCCTTAGAAACATATAAACGTACGGTCATATCAAGAAAATAAGGCCAAAGAAATATTTGATACCTATCCAAATTACCAATAGGAATTTTGCCGCATTAACTTTCTGTTATTTCAGAATAAAACTTCACATTTTGTCCCTAAACAAAATTTGTTAGCGTGCAAAATTCAAATACACTAAAACACCCAAATAAATGAAATGTCCTTTTTTATTGAGCATTGAGGTATGAAAAAATAATTCTTCCTACAAAATTCAGCTGAGTAACATAAAGACATCTAAATTACTACCTTTATCGCCATCTATTGTTGACAACATATTTACCAACTATTAAAAAGAACCTATCAAGGGTTCTTTTTTATTATAATCATTCAAATTTCACTTCTATCTTGATACTTAGATTTCTACACAAATTACATCTACTTTTTTACTCTCAATTATTGAATTTATAATATAGTACTTCAATTTTAGTTATTCTTGATCTCAATCCGTTTAAATTAGTGAATAAAATTCAAACATATAAAAATAATAACTACAACTAATCGTTATATATTAAAGAGGTGTCAATTTTGTCCTTAAATGAAAAGACCCTAGAAACAAAGACAGATAAAACCATTGAAAAAATCCAAACAAGTAACTTAAAAGAACTTAAAAATACATTAGATAACATCTTTGATATTAGTGCAGATTTGATTGAACATCCTTTGCAATTAAAAACAAACACGAATATTTTACTATATTATTTTGAAGGCCTTACAGATGGTGTTGCATTAAAAGGAAATGTTGTTACACCATTATTACAAGAAGTGAATGAAGACAGTCAAATATTTAATTCTAATATTATTGCTACTCATACCAAAATAGTATATACGTGGAATGAAATTAAAGAAGGATTACTTGAGGGACAATGTGTACTGTTTATGGAAGGAGAAAAGAAAGCCCTTCTCATTAATACAAAGGGATGGGCAGAAAGATCAATTCAGGAACCTATTTCAGAAGTTACCATTAAAGGTTCTCATGATGGGTTTATTGAGAATGTCACTAAAAACATAGGTCTGATTCGTCGATATATTCCTTCTACTGAATTGAAAATTAAAAAAATGACAATCGGAGAACGGGCCACTACTTTTGTATATTTACTTTACTTAGGCGATGTAGCTAACGAAGATGTGGTACAGGAAGTGGAGACAAGAATCTGTAAAATTAAAACTGATACAGTATTGAGCGTAGGAGAATTGTCCAACTTTACAAAAGATCAAAATTGGACTCCCTTTCCACAGGCTTATTTAAGTGAACGCCCAGATGCTATTTCTAATCATATTCTTGATGGTAAAGTAGCAGTGTTAATTGATAGATCTCCTGGTGCAATGATCGTTCCAATGAATTTAATTGGATTTTTTCAGACTCCCGATGATTATAATGTACATTGGCTGATTGCATCATCTTTTCGCTTATTACGATTTTTAGGATTTATTATAGCTATATTTTTACCCGCAATATATATTGCAATGGTTTCATTCCACTTTGAAATCATTCCTTTAGATCTATATACTTCTATTGCAACGTCAAGAATTAAAGTCCCTTTCTCGCCTTTACTAGAAGCATTTATTATGGAAATCACATTAGAAATGCTTCGTGAAGCTGGTATTCGTCTACCACAACCAATTGGACAAACCATTGGAATTGTTGGAGGTATTGTAATTGGACAAGCAGCTGTTCAAGCAGGGCTTGTGAGTAATGTTATGGTTATTATCGTGTCTATTACTGCCATTGCATCATTTGTTGTTTCTAATTATGATTTATCAAGTTGTATTCGGCTTATTCGTTTTCCAATGATGTTATTTGCCTACTTTTTTGGAATTGTAGGTATTGTTAGTGGATTAATGCTCTTATTTGCTCATTTTGTTTCACTAACTTCCTATGGTTCACCATATGGATTGCCAATTGCACCATTTCGTCTCCAAGAGTTAAAAGATTCTTTTGTAAGATTTCCAATTTCTATGATCACCACCCGCTCGAGTACAGGACAGCCGAAACAAAGAAAGAAAAAAGAAGGTGGTTCACATGGGGAATCTTAAATTCCAAAACATAACTTCATTCGAATATATTGTTTTCATTCATTCACTGCAACTAGCATCAGGTATGCTAATTATGCCAAGCCCTCTTGCCACTACCGCTGGTACAGACGGCTGGATTTCTATCATTCTGGGATGGATAATTACTTCTATAATTGGCGTAATTATTATATTAATGTTACAAAAAAATCCTAACAAAAATTTCTCTCAGATCTTAAATGCATACTTTGGTAAATGGCTAGGAACAATTTTTCTTCTTTTATATGCCTTTTATCTATTTTTTGCTGGTTTTAATACTTTATTAAAGGCAACTGATATTATAAAAGTGTGGATATTCCCCTCCACTCCTGCTTATCAAATCTCCATATTATTACTATTGCCTTTTATTATTTTAGCCCTGAGTGGGTTAAGGGCTCTTACTAGTTATTCTATGCTTGTTTTCTTCTTCACTACTTGGATGCCACTATTTCTTCTTTTTTCACTAAAGAGTAACTACAATCCTTTACACCTACTACCTATTTTTAAAGATGGCTTATACCCTATTGTAAAGGCAACAAAAGAAACCATTACTCCTTATGCGGGCTTAGAAATTGCATATTTTATTTATCCGTTCTTACAAAAAAAACAAAAAGCCATAAAAGGAATACTAATAGCGAATACTGGAACCATGTTTTTCTATCTATATGTGACTATTCTTTCTTATATATACTTTAGTCCGGAGGGGATAAAAGACGTAATTTGGCCAGTATTTCATCTGTTAAAAGGAGTTCGTTTTTCTTTCATAGAACGATTAGAAATTTTATATATCGCTTACTATTTGATTGTATTTTCCACTACAATATATCCGTATTTATTTTTCAGTTTCGAATCTGTGACCATTTTATTTCAAAAAACCGTTCGCAATTGGGTGCTGGTTGGTTTTATGCTTTTAATAGTCGGCTTATTCGTTTTTCTAAATCCCGATGTGGATCAATATTTATTTATATATTCTCTTATGGATATCTTAAATATCCTTTTCTTTATTCTATTACCAATCTTCTTTTTCGCTTACAGCATTGTTTTTACTTGGTTTACTAGGAGGAAACAGCTTTGATTCGAAAATGGATATGGATTGTAATCTGTTGTGTATGTTTAATTGGTTGTGGTCAGAGAATTCCTCTTGAAAAAGTTTCTTTAATCCTTTTAATCGGCTTAGATAGTACTTCTAATGGAAACATAAAAGTGGGCACAAGCATACCACTCTTTCATCATAAACAGCAAAGCAGTACTGTAGAGCATTGGGTTCAGGCGTCAACCATATATGATGGATTTAGCAAAATGGATACGAAATTAACAGGGTATGTGACATCATCCAAAGCTGAAGTTATTTTAATTGGGGATAAATTAGCACAAGAAGAAAATTGGATACAGGCGCTCGATTCATCTTACCGTGATCCTTACGCTACCATTAATGCTAAAGTAGTGCTTGTTGATGGACCGGCAGAAGATATGTTTAAAGTTAATAGGCCTGATAAGCCATCACTTCCATCTTATATAAATGGTGTAATCGAGTCTTCAATTCAAAATAATCAATCCGTCTCTTCTACAATTCAACAATTAATGAGAGAAAAAAATGAACAGGGAATGACGCAAACTGTTCCCATTATCAAGAAAACAAATAATGAAATTGATACGGTAGGAATTGCATTTTTAAATCATCAAGGAAAGTACTTAACGAAGATTCCTAAAACCGATGTGAAGTTTTTCAACCTTATTAATAAGTCAAAAAATACAGGTCGGATGATACTACACCTTGTTCTTTCTCCAAAAAAATCTGATAAAAAGCCAAATGCGTCTGTTTTCGTACAAAATGCAAAGAGAAAAATTAGTGTTGATTTCCAAAAAGGTAAATTTATTTTTAATATAGATGTAAGTATGGATGTATCCTTAATTGAAAAAACCAACGGAAACTTAACTAAAACTCGTTTACATGGTAATAAGAATATAGGTAGATTGGAACATGAAATCCAGGAAGAGTTCAATAAAAAATTACAAGGCATGTTACAGGATATGCAGAGAAATAAAATTGATCCAATTGGTTTATCATTACACGCTAGAGCTTTTCAATATAAAGAATGGAAAAAGGTAAAAGAAGATTGGTTGCGCGCTTTTTCAAAAGCTAAAATACGTGTGAATACACACGTTAAAATAAAAGATACAGGAACAATTAGAAATTAAACTATCTAGATTATTTTTAGCCAAGAAACCTTCCCCCTCAATTTGTGTGAAGGTGCATAGCACCAATAAGTTAAGTGGAAGATGAATTCACCTTTCTTGTAGGGAAACATGTGTTTCTAGGGTATATATGGTTCTGGTGCAAAGTTTCTCAAGAGATAAACAGAGGCATGAATATATGAGGAAATATTATGAGGCTACTAGTAATTCCTGTAATTCATGATATACCGAAAAGGCGAAGTCTCCAAAGAGACTCCGCCTTTTCAACGTACAATGAACTTCAACAAAATGTTTTAGTTTTAACGAATTCCCCGAAATAATTCTCCTTCCTCAAGCGTGTGAAGGGCGTAGCCCAACGGTAGGTGGGAGAGGAATTTCGGTTTGGCATAGCCAAAAGCTTTTGATAAACTAGCTATATGAAGTTCTTTGATAACTTGATATATGAGGTTGCAGGAAGAAGATAGAGTGCGAAAACCAAGCCATTCGGTTCCTGCGTAAAATATCAACCGTACCAAAAGAGCGTCCAAGCGTTGGACATCTAGGGATGGAACACCCCGAAGTAACGCTCAGGGAGACGAAAGGTTGCTTTCATCGTGGAACTGAGAAGCTCCCACTTCAAGCTTTGCTAAGTGGCGAGTAGTTCACAGCCATCGATTAAACTTCCTGATGTATATTTTCTTTATAATTTCAGTAACTAGAGCATATATTGTTAAAATTCCAAATAACCACG
It encodes:
- a CDS encoding lytic polysaccharide monooxygenase, with protein sequence MNLKLTSKLERLRKSKKGIGACVLAAGVTAITMIPQSAYAHGFVEKPSSRAALCSQNYGALNLNCGNVMYEPQSLEAPKGFPDGGPIDGKIASAGGLFGGILDQQTSNRWFKNTIKGGANTFTWKYTAAHSTSKWHYYITKKGWDPNKPLTRAELEPIGTVKHDGSAASNNLTHTINVPTDRNGYHVILAVWDVADTSNAFYNVIDVNLVNNEAPDTVAPSQPTGLNASKVSANSVELTWKASTDNIGVKEYQVLRNGEVIDTVPGTTFIDKKLKANTEYTYTIKALDSAGNISKESEKLKVKTTNAIPDIEAPTQPKGLHSMGTTATTVDLMWSPSEDNVGVDHYVVYRENAGVMNKIGTTDNTSFVDKNLKANTSYKYVVTAVDLARNESSRSDVLTVATKLDGSTYEKWDARKAYNKGDKVVHEGKVYEAVQSYQGNGDPNWIFALSIWKPVLNK
- a CDS encoding TetR/AcrR family transcriptional regulator; protein product: MGEDVRVYKTKKNISNTLITLLNEKEFGRITTKDICIHAMVSKSTFYSHFADKYDLLEKLVQNYVCWFKEEIEFRFALIENGNVAQAINMITDKISARKKEVATLLHVRVPSADLRLELESILYNACYSYLKEQQVEVSVPIDFVAQLYTANAMVSINWSLSNDKNPDVVELIDNMQGYVFDLILSGGERM
- a CDS encoding alpha/beta fold hydrolase, whose amino-acid sequence is MFKQYVNNEQFNLQINRFFNDFYQDDERANQDLQAIIPRLTDTDSWYNTWIEYAAMREHQKDFDLASVYYQAAEFYMESSDPKKEKVYQKYRETFYKSFHDFEYETYQIPYEDSYLPAIKFMTPGACNTLLFFGGYDSYMEEMMKMMNYLIGINYNIIVFDGPGQGTALKNGLKFIHNWEKPVSTVIDYFKLDRASILGASWGGYLAMRAAAFEKRIDKVIAFNIFYSGLDALKMRMPDNIWNKLTTLLATNEADKINTMFKQMMATSIDLNWKVKKGMENTGEKTPFNLLKNFEKHTMAGIGQFINQEVLLLAGEDDQYVPISRLPQIESELCNAASITSVVFTKKTGGEQHCQAGHRHLAFDEIKRFLRHKLY
- a CDS encoding helix-turn-helix domain-containing protein, whose amino-acid sequence is MFLLDLVIIIINELIQYKKCNVTQLTKLLKIPQSTVSQHLSKMRGKVLKAEKKGLEMYYYITNLKASQIVGILGL
- a CDS encoding Fic family protein; amino-acid sequence: MRNFFDDKYKNIELKRRLLNIISEISELKGKLAAYQEQNPDIFTSLEKTIPLHYIKNFTTTYEDIKVPNKRLKELILDDIVPQNISEDAIFCFYQTLTFVHKNSCDLLINPETIQELHFQLIHYITSDSAKWREKPFTIPGIPENGMHLNSYRILPHELIPQVMEQLCDQYNSLNSSKGHHSLLLIARFIFNFYCIVPFNQGNGRLALMLMQLLLIKSGNTFVKYVCLDKYIKKNESEYYNSIYKSSVNWYCEEHNSSFWLKTFLTIILEAYKDLHNTVLDSICKHTKVERIQDFILKQKQPFTKECIRNTYPDIAESTISKALNSLQLFGHIKLVTKGRNASWIKV
- a CDS encoding spore germination protein, translated to MSLNEKTLETKTDKTIEKIQTSNLKELKNTLDNIFDISADLIEHPLQLKTNTNILLYYFEGLTDGVALKGNVVTPLLQEVNEDSQIFNSNIIATHTKIVYTWNEIKEGLLEGQCVLFMEGEKKALLINTKGWAERSIQEPISEVTIKGSHDGFIENVTKNIGLIRRYIPSTELKIKKMTIGERATTFVYLLYLGDVANEDVVQEVETRICKIKTDTVLSVGELSNFTKDQNWTPFPQAYLSERPDAISNHILDGKVAVLIDRSPGAMIVPMNLIGFFQTPDDYNVHWLIASSFRLLRFLGFIIAIFLPAIYIAMVSFHFEIIPLDLYTSIATSRIKVPFSPLLEAFIMEITLEMLREAGIRLPQPIGQTIGIVGGIVIGQAAVQAGLVSNVMVIIVSITAIASFVVSNYDLSSCIRLIRFPMMLFAYFFGIVGIVSGLMLLFAHFVSLTSYGSPYGLPIAPFRLQELKDSFVRFPISMITTRSSTGQPKQRKKKEGGSHGES
- a CDS encoding GerAB/ArcD/ProY family transporter; the encoded protein is MGNLKFQNITSFEYIVFIHSLQLASGMLIMPSPLATTAGTDGWISIILGWIITSIIGVIIILMLQKNPNKNFSQILNAYFGKWLGTIFLLLYAFYLFFAGFNTLLKATDIIKVWIFPSTPAYQISILLLLPFIILALSGLRALTSYSMLVFFFTTWMPLFLLFSLKSNYNPLHLLPIFKDGLYPIVKATKETITPYAGLEIAYFIYPFLQKKQKAIKGILIANTGTMFFYLYVTILSYIYFSPEGIKDVIWPVFHLLKGVRFSFIERLEILYIAYYLIVFSTTIYPYLFFSFESVTILFQKTVRNWVLVGFMLLIVGLFVFLNPDVDQYLFIYSLMDILNILFFILLPIFFFAYSIVFTWFTRRKQL
- a CDS encoding Ger(x)C family spore germination protein, with amino-acid sequence MIRKWIWIVICCVCLIGCGQRIPLEKVSLILLIGLDSTSNGNIKVGTSIPLFHHKQQSSTVEHWVQASTIYDGFSKMDTKLTGYVTSSKAEVILIGDKLAQEENWIQALDSSYRDPYATINAKVVLVDGPAEDMFKVNRPDKPSLPSYINGVIESSIQNNQSVSSTIQQLMREKNEQGMTQTVPIIKKTNNEIDTVGIAFLNHQGKYLTKIPKTDVKFFNLINKSKNTGRMILHLVLSPKKSDKKPNASVFVQNAKRKISVDFQKGKFIFNIDVSMDVSLIEKTNGNLTKTRLHGNKNIGRLEHEIQEEFNKKLQGMLQDMQRNKIDPIGLSLHARAFQYKEWKKVKEDWLRAFSKAKIRVNTHVKIKDTGTIRN